The genomic interval ACCGGGGTGCGCTCCGACCGGGTGGTGTGCGGGCCCGGCGCCATGTGGGCGGGCGACCTGGGGCCGCGTGCCGGGGCAAGGGCCTCGCGGGCCGCCGTCTCGTTCTGCGGGGCCGTGAGCGGCTTGAGGCGGGCGGGCGCGGGGGCCGTGACGGGGGTGACCGGGGCCGGGGCCTTCGCGCCGCCACGGGCCCGCCAGCGGTCGCGCAGGTCGAAGGCGTAGACCTCGGTGCGGGCGATCAGCGGCTCGAACCAGGGCAGCGCGAGCAGGATCAGCAGACCCGCGACCCAGCCCAGCACGACGTCGCTCAGCCAGTGCGTACCGAGGTAGACGGTGGCCATGCCGACGCCGAGCGAGGTCACCGCGGAGATCGCGGACAGCCAGCGGCGGGCTCTCGGGGTGGAGGCCAGATACGCCAGGATTCCCCAGGTCACCACGGCGTTGGCGGTGTGGCCGCTGGGAAATATATCGCCGCCCAGGCCCATCTCGTTGGAGCCGATGACGGTCGCGTAGTGCGGTCCGAGTCGTCCCATGCCGTACTTGGCGGCGCCGACCGTGATGTTCAGCAGCAGCAGCGAGGTGCCCAGCGTCAGCAGCGGGCGCACGGTGTGCTGCCGCCAGGAACGCCAGCCCAGCCAGGCCGCGACCATCACCGCGGTCGGGCCGCGCTGGCCCAGCACCACGTAGTAGTCGACGAACCAGTGGATGGACGCCCACTGCTGGTACGGCCGGAAGAACATGACCTGCCAGTCGAGGCGGACCAGCCACGAGGTGGTCACCACCAGCCACACGATCGCCAGGTAGAAAGCCAGGGCGGCGACCACGAGGACGGTCCGGTGGCGGCTCGCCCGCGGCACGCTGAGGTGGGCCGGCCGTTCCGGCTCACGGTCCAGCCTGGCGAACACCCGGTCCAGACGGGTGGGGTTTCGTTCGGTACGCACCCAATCGACGTTACAGCGAGTGAGCTCTGATCCCCGTCGAATCAGCGGCTTTGTGATGACGATGTGATGTGGGATTCCTCTCAGGCGGGGGTTTATTTTCAGGGATTCCGCAAAGGCCGGAGGCTGCGTCCCTCAATTCCTTTGATCATTCCGGGTTGCGGTTTTATGGGCCTTATGAATTCGTTCACCGAATCATGGGGCGGAATTCTCCGGGCGCTCATCGACGCTCCGGAGTCGATCATGGCGGACCGGAGCCGTTCAGCCAGAAGGCGCCGTACAGGGCGGAGGCGGTGGCGACCAGGGTCACGATCACGGCTGACCTGCGGGTCCCTGAGCGGGCGAGGGCCAGGGCGAGGGGCAGCAACAGGGGGAAAGCGGGCATCAGCAGGCGCGGTTTCGAGCCGAAGTAGCTCGACGCGCACAGGGCGAGCGCGGTGACGACGCCGGAGTACGCCAGGAGGGGGAGCGGCTGGCCCTGCCGCACGCAGACGACGTACAGCCACACCACAAGGCCGACGCCGATGATCAGCCCGACCCCGGCCAGGGCCGACGGGAACGACGTGAACTTGTCGGCGACGAATCGGGCGAAGGCGTACCCGCCGTCGAAGCCGTTGCGCCAGCCCGCCTGCACGTCGAGGTAGCCGAACGGGCCCTTGCCGGTGCGGTGACCGACCCACAGGACGTAGGCGGCGGCGCCGAGGGGCGCGAGGGCCAGGCCCAGGGCGCGGCGGACGGGATGGGTGCCGGGCAGGTGCGAGGAGCCGGCGTCGGTGCCGGGACCGCGGGTCAGGTCGGGCGCGGGGGCGTGTCCGGTGGCCTGTGCGCCGCGCTCCCCGGCCGCGCTTCGGTTCCGCACGAAAGGGCCGGCGTGAGGGGCGCTCGGGTCGCGCACGGTCGAGGCGGTTCCCTCCCCCGAGGCCGTGGCGGACCCGGAGGGGGCGCGGTCCCGTCGGTCCCGCAGCAAGGCGGCGATCCCCGCCACCCACACCGCCGCGACCACCGCCAGGCCCACCGGGCGGGTCAGGCCCGCCAGGGAGGCCAGCAGGCCCGCCGTCACCCAGCGGCCGGTCAGCACCGCGTACAGCGACCAGGCCGCCAGCGCCGTGAACAGCGACTCGCTGTACGCCATCGACTGGACGATTCCGACGGGCAGGACGGCCCACACGAGGACCGCGCAGACGCCCGCCCGGCGGCCGTACACATGGTCCGTCACCGCGAAGACGCCCCAGGCCGCGGTCAGCGAGGCGAGCAGGGCCACCACGAAGCCCGCGTCGGCGTAGGACAGCGGGGTCGTCGCGTGCAGCAGCCGCTCCAGCCAGGGCAGGAGCGGGAAGAACGCCAGGTTCGAGTGCACGTCGCCGTTCGGCAGCCGTACCTCGTAGCCGTAACCGAGTTCGGCGACCCGCGTGTACCAGAGGGCGTCCCAGCGGGCGGTCAGCAGGGTGTACGCGCTCTTGTCGCGCGCCGCGCTCCACAGGGCCAGCGTGAGCAGGCCCAGGACGCGGACGGCCGCATAGCCGAGCAGCGCCGGGGCGGCTCGGCGCAGGGCCGGTTCGGTGCGCGTTCCAAGATCGGTCACGGGTCCGATTATCGACCGGTCGCCGTACCCGTCCGTCCGACGGGGCACGGCGACAGGCGGTGAAAGTGGCGTACGCCACACGTGTTGGGTCCGAAGTCTGAGAGGTCCGCCACTGGGCGTACGTGCGAACTCGCGTACGCTGACGTGTCACCCGCCGTTCGCTGCGCGGGCCGGAGACCACCGCTCCTCTCCGGCCGAGATCATGGGGAGTCCCCACCCCATGTGCCCGCCGAACGCCAGGGAACATCTGGGAGGTACGTACATGTCCGGGACGACCACGGCCGCCGCGATGCTGCGCCGTCGGACGGCCGGGGCCGGTGCAAACCGCTGGGTCGTCCTCGTCGTCCTGTGCGTGAGCCTGCTCCTGGTCGCCCTCGACGCGACAGTGCTGCACGTGGCGGTGCCCGCCGTCACCGAGGACCTCAAGCCCGGCGCGATAGAACTGCTCTGGATCGTCGACGTCTATCCGCTCGTCTGCGCCTCGCTCCTGATCCTCTTCGGCACGCTCGGCGACCGCGTGGGCCGCAGGAGAGTCCTTCTCCTCGGTTACGGCCTGTTCGGCGTCGCCTCCGGTGTCGCCGCTTTCGCGGACACCGCCCAGGTACTGATCCTCGCGCGGGCGCTGCTCGGCGTCGGCGGCGCGATGATCATGCCCGCGACGCTGTCGATCCTGCGCCAGGTCTTCCCCGACCGGCGTGAGCGGGCGCTCGCGATCGGCATCTGGAGCGCGGTCGCGGCGGTCGGCGCCGCGGTCGGGCCGCTGCTCGGCGGCTTTCTCCTGGAGCACTTCTGGTGGGGTTCGGTCTTCCTCGTCAACATCCCGCTGATGCTGGTCAGCCTGCCGACCGGCCGACTGCTGCTGCCCGAGTCGAAGGGCAGCGGCGAAGGCCCCTGGGACGTCGTCGGCGCCCTGACCGCCGCAGCCGGGCTGTTCGCCCTCGTGCTCGGCGTGAAGCGGCTCGGTGGCGGTGAGCTCGACGCGTTCACCGCGATCCCGCTGGTCCTGGGCGCGGCACTGCTCGTCCTCTTCGTACGACGGCAGCGGCGGCGTACGCATCCCCTGGTGGATCTGCGGATGTTCGCGCGTCCCGCGTTCAGCACCTCGGTCGGCTGCATCGTCCTCGCGATGCTCGCGCTGGTGGGGCTCGAACTGATCGCGGCGCAGTACCTCCAGCTGGTCCTCGACCTGTCCCCGCTGGAGACCGGTCTACGGCTGCTGCCGCTGACCATCGCCGCGATGGCGGCGGGGCTGGCCGGGGCGCGTCTGCTGCGGCGGTTCGGGCCGCGCCTGATGGTGAGCGCCGGGTTCTGCCTGACGGCCCTGGCCGTGCTGCTGCTCACCGCCATGGGTGACGCGGACAACACGGGTCTGTTGGTGTCCGGGTTCGTGCTGCTCGGGTTCGGCCTGGAGACGACGCTCTTCGGGGCGTACGAGTCGATGCTCAGCGAGGCACCGCCGGAGCAGGCGGGCGGGGCGGCGGCGATAGGCGAGACCTCGTACCAGCTCGGGGCGGGCATCGGGATCGCGCTGCTCGGCAGCGTGATGAACGCGGCGTACACGCCCGGCCTCTCGCGCGTGCCCGGCGTCCCCGAGGGGGCGTCCAGGTCGGCGGGGCACTCCCTGGGCGAGGCCTACGAGGTGGCCGGACGCCTCGGCGGACCCGCGGGCGTGGCCCTGCGCCGGGCCGCCCGGGACTCCTTCGTGCACGGGCTGCACGTGACCTTGCTGGTGAGTGCGGGGTTGTTGCTGCTGGGCGCGGTGATGGCGCTGCGGCTGCCGCGCACGATGCAGTGCGGCGAGGCCCCGGCGGCCGTCGGGCTTCCGGCGCCCAGAGAAGTCGCGGAGTCACGCGTCTCCGCCTGACCGGCGTCTGGATGTGCGGCGGAGCACGCTGTAACGTCGGCGACGGAAGCCTTAAATTAGCGGTGCTAGTTTCCAGCGAGCCGACTTCCAGCCGCCAGCCCGCTGGAGCCCTTCTGCCGGAGGATGTGCCATGCCCCCGTTCGACCCCGCCGACCCCCTCGGTATCGACGACCTGCTGGAGCCGGAGGACCTCGCGATCCGCGCGACCGTGCGGACCTGGGCCGCCGACCGCGTCCTGCCCCACGTCGCCGACTGGTACGAGAAGGGCGAGCTGCCGGGGATCAGGGAACTCGCCCGCGAACTCGGGGAGATCGGCGCCCTCGGGATGTCGCTCAGCGGATACGGGTGCGCGGGAGCCTCCGCCGTGCAGTACGGGCTCGCCTGTCTGGAGCTGGAGGCCGCCGACTCCGGGATCCGGTCCCTCGTCTCCGTACAGGGCTCGCTCGCCATGTACGCGATCCACCGCTTCGGCAGCGAGGAGCAGAAGCAGACCTGGCTGCCGCGCATGGCCGCCGGCGAGGTGATCGGCTGCTTCGGGCTCACCGAACCCGATCACGGCTCCGACCCCGGAGCGATGCGGACGTTCGCCAAGAAGGACGGCACGGACTGGGTCCTCAACGGGCGCAAGATGTGGATCACCAACGGGTCGGTCGCCGGGGTCGCCGTCGTGTGGGCGCAGACCGACGACGGGATCCGCGGGTTCGTGGTGCCGACCGACACCGCGGGTTTCTCGGCGCCGGAGATCAAGCACAAGTGGTCGCTGCGGGCCAGCGTCACCAGCGAACTCGTCCTGGACGACGTACGACTGCCCGCCGACGCGGTGCTGCCGGAGGTCGTCGGGCTCAAGGGACCGCTCAGCTGTCTCTCGCACGCCCGGTACGGGATCGTGTGGGGTGCGATGGGAGCGGCGCGGTCGTGTTTCGAGACCGCCGTCGACTACGCGAAGACGCGGGAGCAGTTCGGGCGGCCCATCGGGGGCTTCCAGCTCACCCAGGCCAAACTCGCCGACATGGCGGTCGAACTGCACAAGGGGATTCTGCTCGCCCACCATCTGGGGCGGCGCATGGACGCCGGCCGCCTGCGTCCCGAGCAGGTCAGCTTCGGCAAGCTCAACAACGTCCGCGAGGCCATCGAGATCTGCCGTACGGCGCGGACGATCCTCGGTGCCAACGGGATCTCCCTCGAATACCCCGTGATGCGGCACGCGACGAACCTCGAGTCGGTGCTGACGTACGAGGGCACCGTCGAGATGCACCAACTGGTGCTGGGCAAGGCGTTCACCGGACTGGATGCCTTCCGGTGAACCCTGCTGGGGGCAGGGCCGGTGAGCGGCCCTGCCTCAGCTCTGGTTGAAGAAGCCGTCCGTGCGGTGCGCGGCCGGATCGCCGTTCACGATCTCCGTGTTGGCGGGGGTCAGCAGGAACACCCGGGTGGACACGCGCTCGATGGAACCGCGCAGTCCGAAGATCAGCCCGGCCGCGAAGTCGACGACGCGCTTGGCGTCACCGGCCTCCATCGCGGTGAGGTTCATGATGACGGGGACGCCCTCACGGAACAGTTCGCCGATGGCGCGGGCGTCCCGGAAGCTGTCCGGGGTCACCGTGCCGATGCGACGGCCCTTCTCCTCGGCGACGTCCGAGGCCACCTTGACCCGTGGGTCGGTGACCCAGGCATCCCCGGGCTCGGTCCCTTCGGAGTATCCGTCGTCGTCGTAGTAACGCTCGTCATCGTTGTCGTCAACGAGGCCCAGCCAGGCACTCGCCTTGCGCACCGATCCCATGGACGCCTCCTCTCGCAGCGGTCTGTCTTGCTTCTGTATCCCTATGGTCATCCATGATGCGGATCGCGCGCCAAGTGAATAGCCGCCGCGCGGGGGGTTTGTGACGGTACTGGTGCACAGCGAATACGTCGAGAGCCCAGGTACCCCAAGGGTCGTGTCCCATACGGCTGCTGACTGTGAGTGAAATATGATTCTTCACGGCGTCCGGGTGAGGGCTGGCGCGTACGGGTGAACGGCACCGCCGGGACGAATCCGCTGCTCAACGCCGTTCCGGCCACGGGGAATCGCCGTGCGCGGATTCGCCGGGCCCGCCGCCGTCGGCTTGCGGGTATCGGTTCTGACGGCGCTTCAGATCGCCGG from Streptomyces sp. CC0208 carries:
- a CDS encoding MFS transporter, giving the protein MSGTTTAAAMLRRRTAGAGANRWVVLVVLCVSLLLVALDATVLHVAVPAVTEDLKPGAIELLWIVDVYPLVCASLLILFGTLGDRVGRRRVLLLGYGLFGVASGVAAFADTAQVLILARALLGVGGAMIMPATLSILRQVFPDRRERALAIGIWSAVAAVGAAVGPLLGGFLLEHFWWGSVFLVNIPLMLVSLPTGRLLLPESKGSGEGPWDVVGALTAAAGLFALVLGVKRLGGGELDAFTAIPLVLGAALLVLFVRRQRRRTHPLVDLRMFARPAFSTSVGCIVLAMLALVGLELIAAQYLQLVLDLSPLETGLRLLPLTIAAMAAGLAGARLLRRFGPRLMVSAGFCLTALAVLLLTAMGDADNTGLLVSGFVLLGFGLETTLFGAYESMLSEAPPEQAGGAAAIGETSYQLGAGIGIALLGSVMNAAYTPGLSRVPGVPEGASRSAGHSLGEAYEVAGRLGGPAGVALRRAARDSFVHGLHVTLLVSAGLLLLGAVMALRLPRTMQCGEAPAAVGLPAPREVAESRVSA
- a CDS encoding cell division protein SepF, with the protein product MGSVRKASAWLGLVDDNDDERYYDDDGYSEGTEPGDAWVTDPRVKVASDVAEEKGRRIGTVTPDSFRDARAIGELFREGVPVIMNLTAMEAGDAKRVVDFAAGLIFGLRGSIERVSTRVFLLTPANTEIVNGDPAAHRTDGFFNQS
- a CDS encoding phosphatase PAP2 family protein; translated protein: MRTERNPTRLDRVFARLDREPERPAHLSVPRASRHRTVLVVAALAFYLAIVWLVVTTSWLVRLDWQVMFFRPYQQWASIHWFVDYYVVLGQRGPTAVMVAAWLGWRSWRQHTVRPLLTLGTSLLLLNITVGAAKYGMGRLGPHYATVIGSNEMGLGGDIFPSGHTANAVVTWGILAYLASTPRARRWLSAISAVTSLGVGMATVYLGTHWLSDVVLGWVAGLLILLALPWFEPLIARTEVYAFDLRDRWRARGGAKAPAPVTPVTAPAPARLKPLTAPQNETAAREALAPARGPRSPAHMAPGPHTTRSERTPVTPAGSRRPPHPDRIVRGTPSPVTRPVSGG
- a CDS encoding mannosyltransferase family protein codes for the protein MTDLGTRTEPALRRAAPALLGYAAVRVLGLLTLALWSAARDKSAYTLLTARWDALWYTRVAELGYGYEVRLPNGDVHSNLAFFPLLPWLERLLHATTPLSYADAGFVVALLASLTAAWGVFAVTDHVYGRRAGVCAVLVWAVLPVGIVQSMAYSESLFTALAAWSLYAVLTGRWVTAGLLASLAGLTRPVGLAVVAAVWVAGIAALLRDRRDRAPSGSATASGEGTASTVRDPSAPHAGPFVRNRSAAGERGAQATGHAPAPDLTRGPGTDAGSSHLPGTHPVRRALGLALAPLGAAAYVLWVGHRTGKGPFGYLDVQAGWRNGFDGGYAFARFVADKFTSFPSALAGVGLIIGVGLVVWLYVVCVRQGQPLPLLAYSGVVTALALCASSYFGSKPRLLMPAFPLLLPLALALARSGTRRSAVIVTLVATASALYGAFWLNGSGPP
- a CDS encoding acyl-CoA dehydrogenase family protein, producing the protein MPPFDPADPLGIDDLLEPEDLAIRATVRTWAADRVLPHVADWYEKGELPGIRELARELGEIGALGMSLSGYGCAGASAVQYGLACLELEAADSGIRSLVSVQGSLAMYAIHRFGSEEQKQTWLPRMAAGEVIGCFGLTEPDHGSDPGAMRTFAKKDGTDWVLNGRKMWITNGSVAGVAVVWAQTDDGIRGFVVPTDTAGFSAPEIKHKWSLRASVTSELVLDDVRLPADAVLPEVVGLKGPLSCLSHARYGIVWGAMGAARSCFETAVDYAKTREQFGRPIGGFQLTQAKLADMAVELHKGILLAHHLGRRMDAGRLRPEQVSFGKLNNVREAIEICRTARTILGANGISLEYPVMRHATNLESVLTYEGTVEMHQLVLGKAFTGLDAFR